One window of the Eschrichtius robustus isolate mEscRob2 chromosome 13, mEscRob2.pri, whole genome shotgun sequence genome contains the following:
- the MTERF2 gene encoding transcription termination factor 2, mitochondrial, producing MVGISQWIAGMLWKLLMRSQPCRLCSFRKMLSAPKYTPFPASFTYTTDNQSNRENKKTVEKLYKLSVDIRKIQRLKGWVLLEDETYVEEIANILQQVGADETAVARILEHYPEAIICSPPAVNTQRELWQSVCKNEKELVKLIEQFPESFFTVKDQENQKLNVQFFQELGLKNVVISRFLTAASNIFHTPVEKNKQMIKFLQESYLNLGGSEVNMKVWLLKLLSQNPFILLNSSASIKETLEFLQEQGFTNFEILQLLSKLKGFLFQLCPRSIQNSMSFSKNAFKCTDHDLKQLVLKCPALLYYSVPVLEERIQGLLKEGISIAQIRETPKVLELTPQIVQYRVRKLNSLGYRIKDGYLANLNGTKKEFEANFGKIQAKKGRPLFNPVAPLNVEE from the coding sequence ATGGTGGGAATTAGCCAGTGGATTGCAGGCATGTTGTGGAAGTTGCTGATGAGATCCCAGCCCTGCAGGCTCTGTTCTTTCAGAAAGATGCTATCAGCTCCAAAATACACACCTTTTCCAGCATCCTTCACCTATACAACTGATAATCAgtcaaatagagaaaataaaaagacagtagAAAAGCTCTATAAATTGTCAGTTGACATCAGGAAAATTCAAAGATTAAAAGGATGGGTACTTCTGGAGGATGAAACCTATGTTGAagaaattgcaaatattttacaaCAGGTAGGTGCCGATGAGACTGCTGTAGCCAGGATCTTGGAACACTACCCAGAAGCAATTATCTGCAGTCCACCTGCTGTTAACACCCAGAGAGAACTCTGGCAGTCAGTTTGCAAGAACGAGAAAGAGCTAGTTAAGTTAATAGAACAGTTTCCAGAATCTTTCTTTACTGTTAAAGACCAGGAAAACCAGAAGCTGAATGTTCAATTCTTTCAAGAGCTGGGACTCAAAAATGTGGTCATTAGTAGATTTTTGACAGCTGCGTCTAATATTTTTCACACTCCTGTTGAGAAGAATAAGCAAATGATAAAGTTTCTTCAAGAGAGTTATCTAAATTTAGGTGGCTCTGAGGTCAACATGAAAGTTTGGCTACTAAAATTACTAAGCCAAAACccatttattttgttaaattcttCTGCATCTATAAAGGAAACACTAGAATTTCTCCAGGAGCAGGGTTTTACAAACTTTGAAATTCTCCAACTTCTCTCCAAACTCAAAGGATTTCTGTTTCAGCTTTGCCCAAGAAGTATACAGAACAGTATGTCCTTCTCTAAAAATGCTTTCAAATGTACTGATCATGACCTGAAGCAATTAGTTTTGAAATGTCCTGCCCTTTTATATTATTCTGTTCCAGTTTTGGAAGAGAGAATTCAGGGATTATTGAAAGAAGGAATTTCCATAGCTCAGATAAGAGAGACGCCAAAGGTTCTTGAATTAACGCCACAAATAGTACAGTACAGGGTAAGGAAACTGAATTCCTTAGGCTATAGAATAAAGGATGGATATCTAGCAAATCTAAATGGAACAAAAAAAGAGTTTGAGGCTAACTTTGGTAAAATTCAGGCCAAAAAAGGAAGGCCATTATTTAATCCTGTGGCACCATTAAATGTTGAAGAGTAA